AGTTCATTCAAAGCCCGTTTTTATCTTTTCGCATATCCTGAGATTATTTAAAGCCTGCTCAGGCGTAACAGGGAACTCTGTGTTCTTTTTTACACAATCAATAAATGTTCTCAATTCAACTTTCAATGGTTCCACCTTATTGACCAGAACCTTCTCAATAATGTTCTCCTGCGTATACTTCTCTCTATCTATACCATACTTTTCTGGTTTCCAGTAGGTATAAATTTCCTGAGCCATAAAATCCCCTTCTATAGTGAAATTTTCATCTTCAATATAAATTGTCCTTATTTTTTTACAGGCTCTTCTGCTTGCAGAAATAGAGGCAATGGAACCACCGAACACGACCATGGCTTTGCAGACATCGGCAGTTCCGCCACTGTAAATTTTATAACTATCATTATTAAATAAAACATTAAATACAATATCTATATCGTGTATCATCAAATCCTCAACCACGGAACTATCGGTTACTCTTGACGATAAAGGATTATGCCTCCTCAATTCAACGAAAAAGGGATTTACAATCATTTTTTTGATTTCATTTATAATTGGATTAAAACGCTCAATCTGCCCCACGCCAACGATCAGATTTTTGTTTTTCAGGATATTTAATAATTTTTCTCCTTCTTCAACAGATATTGTCACTGGTTTTTCTATCAGGCAAGGGACGTTTTTTTCAATAGCCGCTTTTGCGACTTCCAGATGGTATTTAGTTGGAACGCAGATGCTTACAGCCTCGACATAATCCAGCAATTCATCCACAGA
Above is a window of Candidatus Methanoperedens sp. DNA encoding:
- a CDS encoding Gfo/Idh/MocA family oxidoreductase → MKIGIIGTGTMGRNHARVYSEFKGVEDIYVFDLNKNNVNEMRKLGFIVCDSVDELLDYVEAVSICVPTKYHLEVAKAAIEKNVPCLIEKPVTISVEEGEKLLNILKNKNLIVGVGQIERFNPIINEIKKMIVNPFFVELRRHNPLSSRVTDSSVVEDLMIHDIDIVFNVLFNNDSYKIYSGGTADVCKAMVVFGGSIASISASRRACKKIRTIYIEDENFTIEGDFMAQEIYTYWKPEKYGIDREKYTQENIIEKVLVNKVEPLKVELRTFIDCVKKNTEFPVTPEQALNNLRICEKIKTGFE